From the Gammaproteobacteria bacterium genome, one window contains:
- a CDS encoding multicopper oxidase domain-containing protein: MSKSLAYKFKAGSTLVVVAAFLVGSQSVLAKTVKVKMVAQETTVEIDNKGTKYPAWTFDGAIPGKLVRVTEGDTVEFELENPKANKNSHSMDFHAAEVDVLDEFGAVKPGQTKTFTFKANRAGIWMYHCGASVMAQHIARGMYGVIIVDPKKGYNKNFPKPDREYVLVQGQYFPDADDYNAMIANEGWAGSLINGKMFHYDPVHDPNASKVLQSKPGERVRIYFVNANINEPVAFHPIAGIWDKVYINGNPNNVLEDMATYNVAVSEASIFDIVSPKDKPTNNAIVDHAMKAALRGAITVLMNKPDAEASAGKGDNILIR; encoded by the coding sequence ATGAGTAAATCTCTGGCATATAAATTCAAGGCCGGTAGTACGCTAGTAGTGGTTGCCGCTTTTTTGGTAGGTTCCCAGTCTGTACTGGCAAAAACCGTCAAGGTAAAAATGGTGGCGCAGGAAACAACCGTCGAAATAGACAACAAAGGTACGAAATATCCGGCCTGGACTTTCGACGGCGCTATACCAGGGAAGTTAGTCCGTGTCACAGAGGGTGATACCGTTGAATTTGAATTGGAAAACCCAAAAGCAAATAAAAACTCTCACTCAATGGATTTCCATGCTGCTGAAGTCGATGTATTGGATGAGTTTGGGGCTGTTAAACCAGGTCAAACCAAAACATTTACGTTTAAAGCAAATCGTGCAGGTATTTGGATGTACCACTGTGGAGCCAGCGTAATGGCTCAACACATTGCACGCGGCATGTATGGTGTCATTATTGTTGACCCTAAAAAGGGATATAACAAGAATTTCCCAAAGCCTGATCGAGAATACGTCCTGGTACAAGGGCAATATTTTCCAGATGCAGATGACTACAACGCGATGATTGCCAACGAAGGCTGGGCAGGATCTCTTATCAACGGAAAAATGTTTCACTATGACCCTGTGCATGATCCGAATGCGTCAAAAGTACTTCAATCCAAGCCGGGGGAACGAGTTCGAATTTACTTCGTAAACGCGAATATAAACGAACCGGTTGCATTTCATCCTATAGCCGGTATCTGGGATAAAGTTTACATTAATGGCAATCCGAATAATGTTCTGGAAGATATGGCAACGTATAATGTCGCAGTATCTGAAGCAAGTATATTTGACATTGTCTCTCCGAAGGACAAACCTACAAACAATGCCATCGTGGACCACGCGATGAAAGCAGCTTTGCGCGGCGCTATTACCGTCTTAATGAATAAACCTGATGCAGAAGCAAGCGCAGGAAAAGGTGACAACATCTTAATTCGTTAA
- a CDS encoding HPP family protein — protein MKYKFYNFVNALGYNKTHSSHNEKIVSGIGGFLGIFLILYITGNFIHLENAVLIVASMGASAVLVFAAPHSPFSQPWSVGFGHLFSATVGVLCYQYTPDIQLAAALSVGLSIVVMLYLHCIHPPGGATALSAVIGGPAVHDLGYQFIITPVLVNVLAILITATAFNNLFRRRPYPFALSHSRKGKRLNQRRGSD, from the coding sequence ATGAAATATAAATTCTACAACTTCGTAAACGCCCTCGGGTATAACAAAACCCATTCTTCCCACAATGAGAAAATTGTTTCCGGTATCGGAGGATTCCTGGGAATATTTCTAATCCTATACATCACAGGAAATTTCATACATCTGGAAAATGCGGTATTAATCGTTGCTTCTATGGGCGCATCAGCAGTGCTCGTCTTTGCAGCACCTCATAGCCCATTCTCACAACCATGGTCTGTAGGCTTCGGACACTTGTTTTCAGCTACAGTTGGTGTGCTTTGTTATCAGTATACGCCTGATATACAACTAGCAGCTGCGCTCTCTGTTGGCCTGTCCATTGTTGTCATGCTCTATCTACACTGCATACACCCGCCGGGCGGTGCAACAGCGTTAAGTGCGGTAATTGGAGGACCAGCTGTTCATGATCTTGGCTACCAGTTCATCATCACGCCTGTTCTGGTGAACGTCCTCGCTATACTGATAACCGCTACAGCTTTCAACAACCTTTTTCGGCGTCGACCATACCCCTTTGCACTTTCACATAGCCGTAAAGGAAAACGGCTTAATCAAAGAAGAGGCTCAGACTGA
- the folD gene encoding bifunctional methylenetetrahydrofolate dehydrogenase/methenyltetrahydrofolate cyclohydrolase FolD: protein MANIIDGKRIAQNVKDELKQRIEKIRQAGGREPGLAVVLVGDDPASHVYVNNKRIACNEIGILSIAHDLPSDTSEADLLELIQQLNQDPTVDGILVQSPLPEHISEDAVVECIRPEKDVDGFHPYNIGCLAVRKPTLRSCTPYGVMKLLESTGAEIKGQHAVVVGASNHVGRPMALELLLAGCTVTVCHRFTQDLAEQVSRADILVVGVGKPGLVKGEWVKSGAIVVDIGINRREDGRLVGDIEFDAAQERASWITPVPGGVGPMTVAMLMANTVQAMENFSK from the coding sequence ATGGCAAACATCATCGATGGCAAACGCATCGCTCAAAATGTAAAAGATGAGCTTAAACAACGTATTGAAAAAATAAGACAGGCTGGCGGCCGCGAACCCGGTCTAGCCGTCGTGTTGGTCGGAGACGACCCTGCTTCCCACGTTTATGTGAATAACAAACGCATAGCCTGCAACGAAATAGGCATACTGTCGATTGCGCATGATCTGCCTTCGGACACCTCTGAAGCCGACCTGCTAGAACTTATTCAACAGCTAAATCAAGACCCCACTGTGGACGGAATTCTGGTGCAATCGCCACTGCCGGAACATATTAGTGAAGACGCCGTGGTCGAATGTATCCGGCCTGAAAAAGATGTCGATGGCTTCCACCCATACAACATCGGTTGTCTTGCGGTACGTAAACCCACTCTACGTTCCTGTACCCCATACGGAGTCATGAAACTCCTGGAATCTACCGGCGCTGAAATCAAAGGCCAACACGCTGTTGTGGTGGGCGCGTCCAATCATGTGGGTCGTCCTATGGCGCTCGAGCTCCTTCTGGCCGGATGCACGGTCACTGTCTGCCACCGTTTCACCCAGGATCTGGCAGAACAGGTCTCGCGTGCCGACATACTCGTGGTTGGGGTGGGTAAACCTGGCCTAGTCAAAGGTGAATGGGTAAAGTCCGGGGCCATAGTGGTCGATATCGGCATCAACCGGCGCGAGGACGGACGTCTGGTGGGCGATATCGAGTTTGACGCTGCACAGGAACGCGCCAGCTGGATCACCCCGGTACCCGGAGGTGTAGGCCCAATGACCGTCGCCATGCTCATGGCGAACACCGTTCAAGCCATGGAAAACTTTTCGAAATAG
- a CDS encoding retroviral-like aspartic protease family protein, translated as MIARLGTLAVGILIGYSLAYFHVNVAPEDFVKGNEDRLLVQRPKIEELAPLPELPPATISLEDELKKFALSHEWDRVISLGSAGIAERPEIREAVAPIMDKAYAHHSRKAYEKAQYESTIKLLNASQQFVALDGEENLMLAHSLLELKQYDAAYKAIKEAEKLSANSEAVRKIQRKIVSQLLNQHIARKQISESIQLLEQELLSDAGHSPYYLRLAELQYQNGDINKSIVSFESATNLGEQLNARQSKMYKKSKRRLTSPNVIEIPMKTQGNNLFVDAILNHSSPPMHFLVDTGASLTTISPQVANALGVFHGDDTSVVSVSTANGTVSAPKITLENVAVADAQVDDVETVVLANMGEGIDGLLGLSFLQHFDVEISNEENLLILRPR; from the coding sequence GTGATTGCGAGACTCGGCACACTTGCAGTAGGTATCTTAATTGGCTATAGCCTCGCGTATTTCCATGTCAACGTCGCCCCAGAGGACTTTGTAAAAGGCAATGAGGATCGACTCCTCGTTCAGCGCCCCAAAATTGAAGAACTGGCGCCTTTGCCTGAGCTACCTCCTGCAACAATCTCCCTGGAAGATGAACTCAAAAAATTTGCGCTGTCCCATGAATGGGACCGCGTTATCTCTCTGGGTAGTGCCGGCATCGCCGAACGACCCGAGATTCGCGAAGCCGTGGCGCCAATTATGGATAAGGCATACGCTCACCACAGTAGGAAAGCCTATGAAAAAGCGCAATACGAATCCACGATTAAGTTGCTGAACGCGTCACAACAGTTTGTTGCATTAGATGGCGAAGAAAACCTGATGCTGGCGCATAGCCTGTTAGAGTTGAAGCAATATGATGCAGCGTATAAGGCTATTAAAGAGGCGGAAAAGCTATCAGCCAATAGCGAGGCCGTAAGAAAAATCCAGCGCAAAATCGTTTCACAATTGCTCAACCAACACATCGCGCGCAAACAAATCAGCGAATCCATCCAGCTCCTGGAGCAAGAACTGTTAAGTGACGCCGGGCACAGCCCCTATTACCTCCGCCTGGCAGAATTGCAGTATCAAAACGGTGACATCAATAAGAGTATTGTTAGCTTTGAAAGCGCCACCAATCTAGGCGAACAACTCAATGCCCGCCAAAGTAAAATGTACAAGAAATCCAAGCGTCGCCTGACGTCGCCAAACGTGATTGAGATTCCCATGAAAACTCAGGGCAACAACCTTTTTGTCGACGCTATCTTGAACCACAGCTCGCCACCTATGCATTTTCTAGTTGATACCGGCGCATCGCTGACAACCATTTCGCCACAGGTTGCCAACGCCCTGGGAGTTTTTCACGGGGATGACACCTCGGTGGTGAGTGTCAGTACTGCCAATGGCACAGTCAGTGCGCCCAAGATCACCTTGGAGAATGTCGCAGTGGCAGATGCGCAGGTCGATGATGTGGAAACAGTCGTACTCGCCAATATGGGAGAAGGCATTGATGGCCTGCTGGGTCTAAGTTTTCTACAGCACTTTGATGTCGAGATTTCAAACGAAGAAAATCTCCTCATTCTAAGACCACGTTAA
- a CDS encoding CBS domain-containing protein, whose amino-acid sequence MAFTVYGPGIRDEVLLDKMFDSSPLEQADAVKGAPRKEEDEPAEQQEARDNIQRSQAKKAYKKVTTLPPEREPAIAAHQIMTTPVVSLPVNASIVEAWKLFRERRFRYVPVLSVTGKLIGILSDRALLRYAATTGNVPPYPSNSPQATTSIEQLVKMQVITATPDTRIREIARLMMEKHVGAMPIMDRYENLIGIITRSDILRTVVNHAPLELWV is encoded by the coding sequence ATGGCGTTTACCGTATACGGCCCGGGAATTCGCGACGAAGTTCTGCTCGACAAGATGTTTGACAGCAGTCCGCTGGAACAGGCGGACGCGGTAAAAGGCGCCCCAAGAAAAGAAGAAGACGAGCCCGCCGAACAACAGGAGGCCCGTGACAATATCCAGCGATCGCAGGCAAAAAAGGCCTACAAGAAAGTAACGACGCTACCTCCCGAACGCGAACCTGCCATCGCCGCGCACCAGATCATGACCACGCCAGTAGTGTCCTTACCGGTCAATGCCAGTATCGTCGAAGCGTGGAAGCTGTTTCGTGAAAGACGCTTTCGTTACGTACCGGTTTTATCCGTCACCGGCAAACTGATCGGTATTTTGTCTGACCGGGCCTTATTGCGATACGCCGCCACTACGGGCAATGTACCGCCCTATCCTTCCAATTCACCGCAGGCCACCACTTCGATTGAGCAACTTGTCAAAATGCAGGTGATCACCGCGACGCCAGACACTCGTATACGTGAGATCGCGCGCCTGATGATGGAAAAACATGTGGGCGCCATGCCCATCATGGATCGTTATGAAAATCTGATCGGCATCATCACGCGAAGTGATATATTACGAACCGTTGTTAATCACGCCCCACTCGAGCTGTGGGTATAG
- the pgaA gene encoding poly-beta-1,6 N-acetyl-D-glucosamine export porin PgaA, which translates to MSSVGLGNWPKFFLLWVVLCFLFSVQNLALAEQNSRSIAVYQNALQQARDGHLDQALPVLERLSLDYPEQAQYLYDYITVLGWGEYDIDVIRLARGLDFASLPVFLLETIGKSARNQQDYRLAYDAYRTAYAQQPQRKETRQGMIMALADVGKYEEAQALLHNTNTDSKEQLEWWQVELYVLRLRPDSFFEQLLLLDKILTKQPDNQEALKERVRIANWLGAPLRALQLAQRDKVALPSEETANMQDDADAFMIRWAMLADKTAHERQQVLENIISRIEQKLQLLEQQLRDARRIERLKRDLLLATHHAGRHLASLRYYRELSGQHIEFNATELAAIGDSLLVTQQPDKAIPLFRLALQKDGTSFDALLGLIFAYLENEEHDKAQQIADAAANAIATGPISSIKLKPDDRPTLETTRAVIQASAGKFELAERILAQAYSQTPFNMNIIAEQAALSLWQGQTREAIEKLKYVLFVEPTHNDASLTMQEAYLALYDPGTAITFRHEMSMDSLSERQVRRLNRMWQAYDGYEYLLGFNRMSSDGTQSNIADLSLESWLYTPPLFERFRVFGHGLYTSAMFPQGLSRYHRAGLGLEYRHTGLRLSAEINNSINTNLTPGMTLSSQWQANDAWQFGANFASNAPGLPLRARVNGTRAWSTDAYLQHHLGRNESGLSVSLLSSSDANHRGIFSGFYKRTLWRSSRLKNWARIDISTSRNTRIETEYFNPSWDASMYLTLDNEHLIWRDYEKSFSHMLSPFIGIYKQDNFSYRPTGGIRYQQTLELGRYLNINYGATYSFPVFDGVAEHALEVFASIWGRI; encoded by the coding sequence ATGAGTAGCGTGGGGCTGGGAAACTGGCCGAAATTCTTTTTACTGTGGGTAGTCCTGTGTTTTCTGTTTTCAGTGCAAAACCTTGCCCTGGCAGAGCAGAATTCTCGTTCGATTGCAGTTTATCAAAACGCCCTTCAACAGGCCCGTGACGGACACCTGGATCAGGCTTTACCGGTTCTCGAACGCCTAAGCCTTGATTATCCCGAACAAGCTCAATACCTCTATGACTATATTACCGTCCTCGGCTGGGGCGAATATGATATTGATGTAATCCGTCTGGCGCGAGGCCTGGACTTCGCAAGCCTGCCGGTGTTCTTGCTTGAGACCATCGGTAAATCCGCCCGTAACCAACAGGATTACCGTCTTGCCTACGATGCCTATCGCACCGCATATGCGCAACAACCACAACGTAAGGAAACGCGCCAGGGAATGATTATGGCGCTGGCAGATGTTGGAAAATACGAAGAGGCACAGGCGTTATTGCACAACACCAACACCGATAGTAAAGAACAACTCGAATGGTGGCAGGTTGAACTGTACGTATTGAGATTGAGGCCTGATAGCTTTTTCGAACAACTATTGTTACTCGATAAAATTCTCACAAAACAACCAGACAATCAGGAGGCGTTAAAGGAACGCGTACGTATCGCCAACTGGCTCGGCGCACCATTGCGGGCGCTGCAACTCGCACAGCGAGACAAGGTTGCATTACCTTCAGAAGAAACGGCAAATATGCAGGATGACGCCGACGCCTTCATGATACGTTGGGCCATGCTTGCAGATAAAACGGCGCACGAACGCCAGCAAGTTTTGGAAAACATCATCTCGCGCATCGAACAAAAGTTACAACTACTGGAACAACAACTACGAGACGCGCGCCGCATTGAAAGACTGAAGCGTGATTTACTACTCGCAACGCATCACGCCGGTCGACACCTAGCGAGTTTGCGCTACTATCGAGAATTAAGCGGACAACATATCGAATTCAATGCTACCGAATTAGCCGCTATTGGCGATTCCCTGTTAGTCACACAGCAACCTGACAAAGCCATCCCACTTTTTCGTCTGGCCTTACAAAAGGATGGCACTTCGTTTGACGCATTGTTGGGTTTGATCTTTGCCTATCTGGAAAACGAAGAACATGACAAGGCGCAACAGATCGCTGATGCCGCGGCCAACGCAATCGCTACCGGACCCATTTCGAGTATTAAATTAAAACCTGATGATCGTCCAACGCTTGAAACGACTCGCGCGGTGATACAAGCGAGTGCGGGTAAGTTTGAATTGGCGGAACGAATCCTTGCCCAGGCGTATTCTCAGACGCCTTTTAATATGAACATCATCGCCGAACAGGCCGCGCTTTCTCTGTGGCAAGGTCAAACGCGTGAGGCAATCGAAAAACTCAAATATGTTTTGTTTGTTGAACCAACACATAACGATGCCAGTTTAACCATGCAGGAAGCCTATCTTGCACTCTATGATCCCGGCACTGCGATTACCTTTCGTCATGAGATGTCCATGGACAGCCTGAGTGAGCGACAGGTGCGACGTTTGAATCGTATGTGGCAAGCCTACGATGGCTATGAATATCTGCTCGGTTTTAATCGTATGAGTAGTGATGGCACCCAGAGCAATATTGCGGATTTGTCGCTGGAGAGTTGGCTGTATACGCCACCTCTTTTTGAACGCTTTCGCGTTTTTGGACACGGCTTATATACCAGCGCCATGTTTCCACAGGGTTTGTCCCGATACCACCGCGCAGGTCTTGGCCTGGAGTATCGACATACAGGTTTACGTCTGAGTGCAGAGATCAATAATAGCATCAACACTAATTTAACACCGGGTATGACACTGAGCAGTCAATGGCAGGCCAACGACGCTTGGCAGTTTGGCGCCAATTTTGCGAGCAATGCTCCAGGTCTGCCACTGCGTGCACGAGTGAATGGTACTCGCGCATGGTCTACAGATGCGTATCTGCAACACCATCTTGGACGAAATGAATCAGGGCTTAGCGTTTCGCTGCTTTCATCAAGCGACGCAAATCATCGCGGTATCTTTTCCGGCTTTTATAAAAGAACACTGTGGCGCAGCAGCCGCCTGAAAAACTGGGCACGTATTGATATAAGCACCTCACGCAATACCCGGATTGAAACCGAATATTTTAATCCAAGCTGGGACGCCAGCATGTATCTTACTTTGGATAATGAACATCTGATCTGGCGTGATTACGAAAAATCTTTCAGCCATATGCTAAGTCCGTTTATCGGCATATATAAACAGGACAATTTTTCATATCGACCCACAGGCGGCATACGCTATCAACAGACGCTTGAACTTGGTCGATACCTCAATATTAATTACGGCGCGACGTATTCCTTTCCAGTATTCGATGGTGTAGCCGAACATGCCCTGGAAGTATTTGCCAGCATCTGGGGGCGTATATGA
- the pgaB gene encoding poly-beta-1,6-N-acetyl-D-glucosamine N-deacetylase PgaB, with translation MKLLQTVLIVLMLTMTNVSAADKNSFLVLCYHDVRDDVSSVDDQATVATRTEDLIAQFSWLKGNGYTVISLDDVLAAKHGVRQLPEKSVMLTFDDGYRGIYERVFPLLKLFNYPAVVGLVGKWLEPVDYVEYDNKRFPRDNFVQWKQVKEMSDSGLVEIASHSYNLHNGVVANPQLNSMPAMVSRIYDPKSQSYEDDDSYAKRVMDDLHRNSLLIEKHTGKIPRTVIWPYGEFNAVAHKTANRLGLKLGFTLGDSLATARKTTAMNRILVGHNMELNDFAWLVRHHVRKQPVRVAHVDLDYVIDANPAQQERNLSQLLDRIKALQINTVFLQAYADADGDGVADALYFPNRHLPVRADLFSRVAWQLRTRSGVNVYAWMPMLAFKIDHLPRVKALGQSAEGGYYRLSPFDTEVRKTIEEIYEDLGKHAYFSGLLFHDDGFLTDFEDASEAALQRYRQWGFPPSIEAIRTNSELSREWMKHKTATLIEWTKQLEDTVRHFRPHLRTARNIYSRVILEPEAEAWYAQSLTEFSKAYDYTAVMAMPRLEQAEDPQQWLQQLARTTKLINGGLDNIVFELQSRDWWKQEAISDEEIAAQIRLLQSEGIINYGYYPDNFIEQQPGIERIRPLMSIKRIPEF, from the coding sequence ATGAAGCTGCTCCAAACAGTGCTTATCGTTTTGATGCTGACTATGACTAACGTCTCTGCCGCAGATAAGAATTCTTTCCTGGTGCTTTGTTATCACGATGTACGCGATGATGTCAGCAGCGTTGATGACCAGGCCACAGTCGCCACAAGAACTGAGGATTTGATCGCACAGTTTTCCTGGCTGAAGGGAAACGGTTATACAGTAATCAGCCTTGATGATGTCCTCGCGGCAAAACACGGTGTTCGTCAACTGCCGGAAAAATCGGTCATGCTCACCTTTGATGATGGCTATCGCGGTATTTATGAACGTGTTTTTCCACTGTTAAAACTTTTTAACTACCCGGCGGTGGTTGGACTGGTTGGCAAATGGCTCGAACCTGTCGACTATGTGGAATACGATAACAAGCGTTTTCCACGCGACAATTTCGTCCAGTGGAAGCAGGTAAAGGAAATGTCGGATTCCGGTCTGGTGGAAATCGCTTCGCATAGCTATAACCTGCACAATGGCGTTGTTGCTAATCCCCAATTGAATTCCATGCCCGCTATGGTGTCACGCATTTATGATCCAAAGTCGCAGTCTTACGAAGACGACGACAGTTACGCTAAGCGCGTAATGGATGATTTACATCGTAATAGCCTTCTTATTGAAAAACACACTGGCAAGATTCCACGCACGGTTATCTGGCCATACGGCGAATTTAATGCCGTGGCACACAAAACCGCCAATCGCCTCGGCTTAAAACTGGGATTCACGCTCGGTGACTCGCTTGCCACAGCAAGAAAAACTACGGCAATGAATCGCATACTGGTCGGTCACAATATGGAATTAAACGATTTCGCCTGGTTAGTAAGACACCATGTCAGAAAACAGCCTGTGCGTGTCGCCCACGTGGATCTGGATTATGTTATCGATGCCAATCCGGCACAACAGGAACGCAATCTCAGCCAATTACTCGATCGCATCAAGGCACTGCAAATCAATACCGTATTTCTTCAGGCCTATGCCGATGCCGACGGTGACGGCGTTGCGGATGCACTCTATTTTCCCAATCGACATTTACCGGTACGCGCCGACCTCTTCAGTCGTGTTGCCTGGCAACTGCGTACTCGCAGCGGTGTAAATGTCTATGCCTGGATGCCGATGCTGGCGTTTAAGATTGATCACCTGCCTCGTGTAAAAGCCCTCGGGCAAAGTGCTGAAGGTGGCTATTATCGTCTTTCACCTTTCGATACCGAAGTCCGTAAGACGATTGAAGAAATATATGAAGACTTGGGTAAACACGCCTATTTCTCAGGTCTGCTATTTCATGACGATGGTTTTCTAACCGACTTCGAGGATGCCAGTGAGGCCGCTTTACAACGTTATAGACAATGGGGATTCCCGCCTTCCATCGAAGCGATACGCACCAACAGTGAACTTTCCAGAGAATGGATGAAACATAAGACCGCCACGCTCATCGAATGGACCAAACAATTGGAAGATACCGTCCGACATTTTCGCCCGCACCTACGCACGGCGCGCAATATCTATAGCCGCGTGATACTGGAGCCGGAAGCAGAGGCATGGTATGCACAGTCACTCACCGAATTCTCAAAGGCATACGATTACACCGCAGTAATGGCCATGCCGCGTTTGGAACAAGCGGAAGACCCACAACAGTGGTTACAACAACTGGCTAGAACAACAAAACTGATCAATGGTGGGCTAGACAACATTGTCTTTGAGTTACAAAGCCGCGATTGGTGGAAACAGGAAGCCATATCCGATGAAGAAATCGCCGCACAAATCAGGCTGCTACAGAGTGAAGGAATTATCAATTACGGTTACTACCCGGATAATTTCATCGAACAGCAACCCGGCATCGAGCGTATACGCCCACTGATGTCGATTAAACGTATTCCGGAGTTCTAA
- the pgaC gene encoding poly-beta-1,6-N-acetyl-D-glucosamine synthase produces the protein MENGILYFIIVGLLFYAFYYPLLMSYVWMIGALYYFFRWEWHKDNLRIPKPLLANFPSVSFVVPCYNEEEDVEQTITSIAKQDYPNFEIVAVNDGSSDKTGEILDDLTAVYPQLRVVHFDANQGKAVALRSGSLMAQYEYIVCLDGDSLLDPDATRWIMRHFIYDGRVGAVTGNPRIRTRSSLLGKIQVGEFSAIIGMIKRAQRIYGRMFTVSGVIAAFRRAALQDVGYWSLDTVTEDIDVSWKLQLNHWDVRFEPNALCWVLMPETLSGLWKQRLRWAQGGMEALLKYYPVLKHWKKRRMWPIYGEFFASVLWAYVMFAMVLLSILNQFIELPPPFDYTMPFIGWAGIMLCITNMLQFAVSLMIDSRHERGNGRYYYWMIWYPMAYWILYVLTTVVAVPKALMRTRGLRARWESPDRGLRP, from the coding sequence ATGGAAAACGGCATACTCTATTTTATTATTGTCGGCCTACTCTTCTATGCATTTTATTATCCGCTGCTGATGTCTTATGTGTGGATGATCGGTGCCCTCTACTATTTTTTCCGCTGGGAATGGCATAAGGACAATCTGCGCATACCCAAACCGCTACTGGCGAACTTTCCTTCGGTATCGTTTGTCGTACCTTGTTATAACGAAGAAGAAGACGTCGAACAGACAATTACCTCAATTGCAAAACAAGATTATCCCAATTTCGAAATCGTTGCCGTCAACGATGGTAGCAGCGACAAAACCGGAGAGATACTCGATGATTTGACTGCGGTCTATCCGCAGCTACGCGTAGTGCATTTTGACGCCAACCAAGGTAAAGCGGTGGCCTTACGCTCCGGTTCGCTAATGGCGCAATACGAATATATCGTGTGTCTCGACGGTGATTCCTTACTCGATCCAGACGCAACACGCTGGATTATGCGTCACTTTATTTATGACGGCCGAGTTGGTGCGGTCACGGGTAATCCACGCATACGCACACGTTCGAGCCTGCTTGGCAAGATTCAGGTCGGTGAATTCTCTGCCATCATCGGAATGATTAAACGCGCGCAGCGCATCTACGGGCGCATGTTTACTGTGTCGGGTGTCATCGCTGCATTCCGTCGTGCGGCGCTGCAAGATGTCGGCTACTGGAGTTTGGACACTGTCACCGAAGACATCGATGTGAGCTGGAAGCTACAACTCAATCACTGGGACGTACGTTTTGAACCCAATGCCTTGTGCTGGGTATTGATGCCGGAAACACTAAGTGGTTTGTGGAAACAGCGACTGCGTTGGGCACAAGGCGGAATGGAAGCCTTGCTAAAATACTACCCAGTGTTAAAACACTGGAAGAAACGCCGCATGTGGCCTATCTATGGCGAGTTCTTCGCCAGTGTGTTGTGGGCCTATGTGATGTTCGCGATGGTGTTGTTGTCGATTCTCAATCAATTCATCGAGCTGCCACCACCGTTTGATTACACCATGCCCTTTATTGGTTGGGCCGGGATTATGTTGTGTATCACCAATATGCTGCAATTCGCGGTGAGCTTAATGATCGACTCACGTCACGAACGCGGCAATGGTAGATACTATTACTGGATGATCTGGTACCCCATGGCCTACTGGATTTTGTATGTATTAACCACGGTTGTTGCGGTACCAAAAGCACTGATGCGTACACGCGGATTGCGTGCGCGCTGGGAAAGTCCTGACAGGGGGTTACGTCCATGA
- the pgaD gene encoding poly-beta-1,6-N-acetyl-D-glucosamine biosynthesis protein PgaD gives MNAWVIERPELQTITQQLLYAVLTSLLWAFWFYLWLPLLSPWEEALGLTTLIDTHMYTREQYRLLLDLFVICGIASIVIALVMFAWAYHNFIPTTRNKRRRPLPITKVQIADHFKVDAYAIREWHKARRVSVSHNEEGWVTDVKVLDDTIPPLSPVGDLKKELDIYGYVDPRYPFMRTDEEPA, from the coding sequence ATGAACGCCTGGGTTATTGAAAGACCTGAACTTCAGACCATCACTCAACAGTTGTTATACGCGGTGTTAACGTCGCTATTGTGGGCTTTTTGGTTTTATCTTTGGCTACCACTGCTCTCACCTTGGGAAGAAGCGCTCGGGCTGACCACGCTAATCGATACCCATATGTATACGCGTGAACAATACCGTTTATTACTCGATCTATTTGTCATATGCGGCATCGCGTCGATCGTGATTGCACTGGTGATGTTCGCCTGGGCATATCACAATTTCATCCCGACCACGCGCAATAAGCGACGTCGTCCCTTGCCGATCACCAAAGTACAAATCGCAGACCACTTTAAAGTCGATGCCTATGCCATACGCGAATGGCATAAGGCGCGTCGCGTGAGTGTTTCACACAATGAAGAAGGTTGGGTTACCGACGTCAAGGTATTGGACGATACGATCCCTCCGCTCTCGCCTGTGGGTGACCTGAAGAAGGAATTAGACATTTACGGTTATGTAGATCCCCGTTATCCGTTTATGCGCACCGATGAAGAACCTGCTTAA